Proteins co-encoded in one Sulfurimonas sp. HSL1-2 genomic window:
- a CDS encoding CYTH domain-containing protein, whose product MAIEIERKFLIDPARLPELPAPLVIKQGYIPSEGVTVRIRTTNGKAYLTLKGKRHELVRSEFEYPIPYEDALSMLEELCAPPLIEKNRYEIMYEGHLWEVDIFEGENAGLFLAEIELQTPEETFALPPWVTREVTEDKRYYNSNLRTLPYARFKDEA is encoded by the coding sequence ATGGCAATCGAAATCGAACGCAAATTTCTTATCGACCCCGCCCGGCTTCCGGAGCTGCCCGCACCGCTGGTCATCAAGCAGGGATACATTCCGTCCGAAGGTGTCACGGTCCGTATCCGTACGACAAACGGCAAAGCCTATCTGACCCTCAAAGGCAAAAGGCATGAGCTCGTGCGCAGCGAATTCGAATACCCCATCCCCTACGAAGACGCCCTCTCCATGCTCGAAGAGCTCTGCGCACCGCCGCTGATCGAAAAAAACCGCTATGAGATCATGTATGAGGGGCATCTATGGGAGGTGGATATCTTCGAAGGGGAGAATGCGGGGCTCTTCCTGGCCGAAATCGAGCTGCAGACTCCCGAGGAGACGTTCGCGCTTCCGCCCTGGGTGACCCGCGAGGTCACCGAGGACAAACGCTACTACAACTCCAACCTGCGCACCCTGCCCTACGCCCGTTTCAAGGACGAGGCGTAG